From the Ilumatobacteraceae bacterium genome, the window GTCTTTCTCGCCGTCAGCAGTCTTTCCTGCCGTCATCCCTCACTTCTGTTGCCGGGCTGTGATGGATTGGCCCCGTGCGGCATTGCTGCTCACGATGACTCTCCTTCCATCTGAAATGAATCAGGCGGCGAGAGCGAACTGCTCATCGGCAATTCTTTTGGTTGCCCCGTTTAGCGAGTCTGAGCAACTCGGGTCGCAAACCCGCCCAACAGTTCTGATGTCGAAACCAGTCAGCCCCGAGATCGTTCCTGAGAACGGTATGTAGATCCCCAGTCTACGGCCGTGCCCGGCCTTCCGGCGATCGGGTTCGGGCCCGCCGGCTCGATCGACCGGATCAGTCGTCGACGAACAGCAGCGCCGGTGTTTCCAGGAGCGTCTTGATCCGCTGGACGAACGTCGCAGCATCCCACCCGTCGACCATGCGGTGATCGAAGCTCGACGACAGGTTGAGCACCTGCCGGGGCTCGAACCGGTCGCCGTGCCACACCGGGCGGGTCTCGATCTTGTTGACGCCGACGATCGCGACCTCGGGGGCGTTGAGGATCGGTGTCGTGGTGACCCCGCCGATCGCACCGAGCGACGTGATCGTGATCGTCGAACCCGACAGTTCGTCACGGGTGGCTGATCCGTCGCGGGCGGCTTCGGTGACCCTGGCGATCTCGGCGGCGAGGTCGCGGAGGCGTCGCGCCTCGGCGTGGCGCACGACCGGCACCAGCAACCCGCCGTCGGTCTGCGTGGCGATGCCGATGTGCACCCCGTCGAACCGGGTGAGCACCTGTTCGGCGTGGTCGTAGTGCGCATTGATCGTCGGCTGCTCCGAGCAGGCGATCGCGAGCGCGACGGCGAGGAACGGCAGCATCGTGAGGCGGTCGGCAGCGTGCTGCTCTCCCTGCCGGTTGAGCTCGGCCCGCAACCGTTCGAGCTCGGTCACGTCGACCGACTCCACGTACGTGATGTGGGGGATCTCCGTCCACGCCGCAGTCAGTCGTTCGGCGATCCGGCGACGGATACCGCGCACCGGTTCGGGATGCCTGTCGTCGGCGCTGCCGGTGCCGCCGGCCAGGGGGCGGGCACCCGACCCACCGGCGATCATCCGGTCGAGGTCGGCGTGCACGACACGTCCGTCCGGGCCGGTCCCGGGCACCGAACCGAGGTCGACCCCGAGCCCGCGCGCACGACGCCGAACGGCGGGTGCGGCTGATGCGCGAGCGCCGGCGGGATGGCCGGACGGCGCCGGCGGGGGAGCGGGCAACTCGGTCGCCGACTCCGAATCGCCCTCGGGCGCGTCCGCAGGAGGAACCGGCGGGTCGAGCGGTGTGCCGGCATCGGATGTGTCGCCGCCGGCATCGACGTCCGGTTCGGCCGGCTCGACCTCGGGGTCGGGTGGTGCCGTCGGCGAGTCGCCGGTGTCGATCTCGATCAGGTCACTGCCGACGGCGAGGGTGTCGCCCGGCTCGCCGTGCAGCGCGGTCACGACGCCCGACACCGGACACGAGACCTCGACCGTCGCCTTGTCGGTCAACACCTCGACCAGCGCCGAGTCGGGCGTGACCTCGTCGCCAACGGCCACCAACCATTCGATCAGTTCGGCTTCGGCCACGCCCTCGCCGACGTCGGGCAGTCGCATCGTGTAGGTCATGCGTCCAGCACCTCCCGCATCGCCCGTCCCACCCGTTCGGGGCCGGGAAAGTACGACCACTCCAGCGCATGCGGGTACGGCGTGTCCCAACCGCCCACCCTGGCGATCGGCGCCTCCAGGTCGTAGAAGCAGCGTTCCTGCACGGTGGCCGCGAGTTCGGCGCCGAACCCGGAGGTCGTCGTCGCCTCGTGCACGACGACGCATCGGCCGGTCTTCGTCACCGACTCGACGATCGTGTCGACGTCGAGCGGTA encodes:
- a CDS encoding dihydrolipoamide acetyltransferase family protein; amino-acid sequence: MTYTMRLPDVGEGVAEAELIEWLVAVGDEVTPDSALVEVLTDKATVEVSCPVSGVVTALHGEPGDTLAVGSDLIEIDTGDSPTAPPDPEVEPAEPDVDAGGDTSDAGTPLDPPVPPADAPEGDSESATELPAPPPAPSGHPAGARASAAPAVRRRARGLGVDLGSVPGTGPDGRVVHADLDRMIAGGSGARPLAGGTGSADDRHPEPVRGIRRRIAERLTAAWTEIPHITYVESVDVTELERLRAELNRQGEQHAADRLTMLPFLAVALAIACSEQPTINAHYDHAEQVLTRFDGVHIGIATQTDGGLLVPVVRHAEARRLRDLAAEIARVTEAARDGSATRDELSGSTITITSLGAIGGVTTTPILNAPEVAIVGVNKIETRPVWHGDRFEPRQVLNLSSSFDHRMVDGWDAATFVQRIKTLLETPALLFVDD